In the Neisseria sp. KEM232 genome, AGTTCTAATGGTTCTGCATCTGATATTCAAACGTATCATATTGATGCTACAGTACATGCAGGTGCTTTTTGTGCTGATCGTGGTTTCCAGCAAGAAGTGAAATTTATAAGATAGGAAAATTTTACAATGAGAATAAAGCAAAGAGGGTTTTCATTACCTGTGGTTATGGTGATGATGCTTGTGCTGGCAGTTATGGTATTGGCAGCAGCACAGTCATTTAATACAGAGAGTAGAATCAGCAGCAATGATGCAGATAGGAAGATGGCGATGCAAGTGGCTGAGTCTGCATTACGAGGGGGTGAGGCTAAGATCAGCAGTCTTAAATTAAGTCAATTTCCGACAGTTCCAGGCTGCAGTAAAGAGGGATTATGTATGCCTGGTGATAAAAATCCTGTTTGGGAAGGCTCGTGTGATGGTTCTCAAGTTAGTTGCTGGGAATCAAGAGCTGTTGATTATATTGTAAAACCTAAAAGCCCGGTTTCTCGAAATCCTAAATATTTAATTGAACTTATCGGAAAAGAAGATGATGAAGATATTTTACGTGTTACAGTAAGAGCTTGGGGAGAAAATAAAAATACAGTGGTGACCCTTCAATCATATGTTGCTGCCACTCTTGATTGATTAAGGAATCCGAATGCAAAACAAAAAAATGTCTTACGTTGGTTTTACCTTAGTCGAGATGATGGTTACAGTTGCCATTATCGGTATCCTTGCCGCAATTGCAATTCCGTCTTATCAGGAACATGTAGAAAAAACCAATTTGGCTTATGCCCAATCGGAAATGTCTGAGGCTGCTACTTTTTTCAAATCGGAAATGGTTAAAAAACCCGGTTATTTTGAGAACGACATCAAAACAGAAGGAAAGCTTAAGACTGAAGCTGACAAAATAATTGATTCCGAAATAAGGGGAAAATACGACTTTAATGTTTCATTTATTACAAGATCTCCGGCTGATGCCTACAAGGTCGGCTTCCGCGCCTATGCCGTACCTAAGAATTCAGGTTACCGTTATGCGGCTTGGGCGGACAGCAGAGGTGCTAATTATGCCTGTATCGGAAACAATAGGGCAGCAAATATAGCGGCAGCAAAAGCGTTTCAGACGACTTCTCCCTGTGTCGTGAAATAATTTGAATTGTCTAATAGCTTCCTCAAACAAACAGCCCGCGAATCTGTTTTCAGTTCGCGGGCTGTTTGTTTGTCCCGCCGAATCACATTACAATCGCTTCCTTTTTTAAATGCTTGTCGCATACATACAAATGCAGCCCTTGGAATATTGCCGTGAAAAAGTATTGTCCAGCCGCTCCAATTTTTTAGCGGGGTTTCGTTTTCTCGAACGGGAGAAGCGTGACGCTTTGCTTGTTTTGTATGCATTTTGCCGCGAGTTGGACGATGTGGCCGACGATTGTTCGGATGCTGCGGTTGCCAATATTTCTTTGCAATGGTGGCGTGGTGATTTGGCTAAAGTTTTTTCAGACGGCCTCCCCGAACATCCCGTAAACCGTGCTTTGCAGCAGGTGGCGGCGGATTTTTCACTACCTCACGAAGAACTGTCGGAAATTATTGAAGGCATGCAGATGGATTTGCAGCAGGTGCGCTATGCCGATTTTGCCGCGCTGTCGCTGTACTGCCACCGCGTTGCCGGCGTAGTGGGGTGCCTGATTGCGCGGATTCTGGGGTTTTCCAATGTCCAAACCCTGCTGTATGCGGAAAAACAGGGTTTGGCTTTGCAGCTGACCAATATTATCCGCGATGTCGGCGAGGATGCGCGTATGGGGCGGATTTATCTGCCGCAGGACGAGTGTTCCCACTTCAATGTGACGGAGGATATGATTTTGCAGGCTCGGCTAACCCCCGAATTTGCCGCGCTGATGGATTTCCAAATCAAGAGGACGCAGCAGACGTATCGGGAGGCGCGTGTCCTGCTGCCGTCTGAAGACTATAAAAAACAAAAGGCGGGATTGGTGATGGCGGCGGTGTATTACGCGCTGTTGCAGGAAATCCGCCGCGACGGTGCGGCCAACGTGCTGCGTTACAAAACCGCCATTCCCTCGCCGCGCAAAAAGCGGATTGCCCTGAAAACCTGGCTGTTCGGATTTAACCCATGAAAAACAAAGCGAAACAAAAAATCGCCGTAATCGGCGCGGGGTGGAGCGGTTTGTCTGCCGCTGTCAGGCTGTCAGACGCTGCCGATGTCACCGTATTTGAAGCCGGAAAAACGGCGGGTGGCAGGGCGAAATCGCCGGCGTCGGGAAATGAGGGCTTCACTTTTTTGGACAACGGCCAGCACATCATGCTCCACGCCTACCGCAGCGTACGCCATCTGCTGGACAAAATCGGTGCGGACTGGCGGCAAAGTTGCGAACGTCTGCCGCTGCAATGGCATCTGGCCGACGGCTTGCAGTTTCAGACGGCCTCATCCCTTCCCGCGCCGCTGCATATCGTGTGGGGCGTATTGCGGGCGAAGAATATCGGGCTAACGGAAAAAACGGCTTTACTCGGCCAGATGCGGCGGTTGAAAAACAGAACGGGTGGAGATATGCCCGTCGGCCGCTGGTTGGCGGAACAGCAATGTCCGCCCCGTTTGGCGGCGCGGTTTTGGCGGCCGCTGGTGCTGGGCGCATTGAACACACCTTTGGAAACGGCCGGCCTCAACGCTTTACAGGCGGTTTTACAGGACGGCGTGTGGGCGGAAAAGGACGCAGCCGATTACCTGTTGCCGAAAACCGGTTTGAGCAGCCTGCTTGCCGAACCTGCCGTGGCGTTTTTGCGCCGTCGCGGCGCGGAAGTGCGTTTCGGCCGCAGGGTAGGGCGTTTGGAAATTCTGCCCGACGGACGCGTGCGGGCGGACGGGGAGGATTTCGATGCCGTGGTTTTGGCCGTGGCTCCCTATCATGCCGCCGCACTGATGCCGTCTGAAACGCCTCCCGAAATTCAGACGGCCTTCAACAGCATCCGCTGTCATGCCATTACCACCGTTTATCTGCGTTACCCGGAAGACGTCGGGCTGCCCGCGCCGATGTGCGGACTCTCCGATGCAACGGTTCATTGGTTTTTCCGACGCGGCAGTTTGGGCGGCAGCGGGCGAGAAGTGGCGGCGGTAATCAGCGCTTCCGATCTCGCGGGCATCACTAGTGCCGACGAATGGATAAGCTGCGCCGATGCCGATTTGCGCCGCATCTGCCCCAATCTCGGTGCGCCGCTGGCCGCCAAAGTCCTGACTGAAAAACGCGCCACCGCCGCCTGTGTGGCCGGGCGGCAGATTCCCGACTGTCGCTGGCTGCAACAAAACCGCATCTACCCGGCGGGCGACTATCTCCACCCGCGTTATCCCGCCACCCTCGAAGCCGCCGTGCAAAGCGGGCAGACGGCGGCGGAGCTGATTTTAAACCGCGTGTAAAACATCCGGCCTGTTTGCCCTTCGTCTTGCAAACGCCTGCCGCATCATGCAAAAACGGCGTTGAAGCCGTCTGAAAACCAAGCGCGGCCATTTTCAGACGGTTTCAACGCCTGTTTGCCGAGCAGCGGGCATCCGCATAAAAACGGCAAACCCAGCCGCAATCGAAAGGACATCCCGAATGAACATCCTCATCTGCAACGACGACGGCTATCTGGCCCAGGGCATTGCCGTGCTCGCCCGCGTCGCCGCCGAATTTGCCAACGTGCGCGTCGTTGCTCCCGAGCGCAACCGTAGCGGCGTCAGCAACTCGCTCACCCTCGACCGCCCGCTGCATCTGCGCCAAGCCGAAAACGGCTTTTATTATGTCAGCGGCACGCCTACCGACTGCATCCATCTCGCCCTGCACGCCCTGCCGGATTTCAAGCCCGATTTGGTGCTTTCGGGCATCAACCACGGCGCCAATATGGGTGACGACACCCTCTATTCCGGCACCGTCGCCGCCGCTACCGAAGCCTATCTGCTCGGCATCCCCGCCGTTGCCTTCTCGCTCAACGACCACAGCGACCGCTACTGGCCGACCGCCGAAAAAGCCGCCTGGCAACTTTTGGAGCGCCTCACCGCCGAGCCGCCCGCCGAACCCGTTTTGTGGAACATCAACATCCCTGCCGTTGCTGCGGAAGACCTGCGCGGCTGCAAAATCACCCGCCTCGGCCGCCGCCACCACGAGCAGAGCATCGTTCCCGCCCGCAACCCGCGCGGCGAGCAGGTTTACTGGATAGGCGCGGCGGGAGAGGCGGCCGACAGCGAGGAGGGTACTGATTTTGCCGAATGCGCCGCAGGGTTCGTCACCATTACCCCGCTGCAAATCGACCTCACCGCCTACAACCGGCAAAGTGAAACCGCAAGGTATTGGCAGAAAGCGGTGCGATAACGCGATTTTACAGTCCGAGCGCCCGATAAGCCGCCGCGCCGCGCCCTTCGGGGTTGAGAAGGGCGCACGCTTTGATTATGATAGCGCCCGCTCGAATCCCCCACCAATCCAAGAAGGCAAGAAGAATATGTTGAACAAGACAGTATTGAAAACCGGCTCCCTGGCCGCCGTCCTGATGCTGGGCGCCTGCTCGTGGCTGCAACAGCCCGCCGCGCCCGTTGTCGAAGGCGGCAGCACCGGCACCGGCGTTCAAAGCGGCGCGGTTACCGACGGCAATCCCTACGGCGCCGAGCCCTACCATCCGCAAAACGAAACCGGCGCCGCCGTTTACACTCCTCCGCCTGCCTACACGCCGCCTCCCGCCGCTTCCGGCACCTACGTTCCCTCTTACGCCCCCGTGGACATCAACGCCGCCACCCACAAAGTCGTCCGCGGCGACACCGTGTACAACATTTCCAAACGCTACAACATCACCCAAGACAACCTGCGCGCCTGGAACAATCTGATCGACAACAACATCAGCGTCGGCCAGACCCTGCGCGTCAAACCGTCGGGCTATTCCGCCCCCGCCGCCGTGCACACCCCCGTGCCGGCTTACACGCCTCCCGCCGCTCAGACAAGCGTCAGCCAGCCTGCGGCAACGCCCGCCCCCGCCGTTACGCACACACCCGCACCTTCGGGCGGCAGCCGCACCGTTGCCGGCATCACTTGGCAGCGCCCGACTGCGGGCAACGTCGTCGCCAATTTCAGCGGCAGCAACAAAGGTGTGGACATTGCGGGCACAGCCGGACAAGTGGTTGTTGCCGCCGCCGACGGCAAAGTGGTTTACGCGGGCAACGGCCTGCGTGGCTACGGCAACCTCGTTATCGTCCAACACAACTCCACCTATCTGAGCGCCTACGGCCACAACCAGGCGCTGCTGGTGAAAGAAGGCGATTTCGTCAAACGCGGCCAAACCATCGCCCGCATGGGCAACACCGATGCCGACCGCGTGAAACTGCATTTCGAAGTGCGGCAGGACGGCAAACCCGTCAATCCCGTCAACTACGTCGCATTCTGATACGTCCGTGCAAACAAAAAGGCCGTCTGAAAGTTTCAGACGGCCTTCAATATATTGGTTTCGCTGTGCGGGTATTCGGTCTGCCTTTATCAAAAACACCGCCGCGATGCTGTATGTCAACAGACCCTAATCCGCCACCCGCTCCTGCGGCAGCCTGCCCGCCCAATCGCAGGCAAACTGCCAGGCCGTGCGGCCGGAGCGGCTGCCGCGCATCTGCGCCCAGTTGAGCGCCGCCTGACGCGCGGTATCGTCGAAAGGCAGGCCGTAGTGATCCAGCCAGTTGGCGGCGGCACGCAGATAGTCTTCCTGATCGAAAGGATAAAAACCCAGCCATAGGCCGAAGCGGTCGGACAGCGAAACTTTTTCTTCCACCGCCTCGTTCTGGTGCACTTCGCCGCGCACTCCGGTGCGCCCGACATTGTCGGCCATGTATTCGGGCATCAGGTGGCGGCGGTTGGACGTGGCGTAAACCAGCACATTGGCGCAGCGCTGCGACAGGCCGCCGTCGAGCGCGGTTTTCAGCGCCTTGTAACCGCTTTCGCCCTCTTCAAACGACAGATCGTCGCAGAACACGATGAATTTCTCCGGCCGCGCCGCCAACACGTCCAGCAGCGCGGGCAGGGTGGCCAAATCGCTTTTGTCCACTTCGATGAGCCGCAGGCCGCGCGCGGCGTATTCGTGCAGCAGCGCCTTAACCAGCGACGATTTGCCCGTGCCGCGCGAACCGGTGAGCAGCACGTTGTTGGCGGGGCGGCCGCAGACGAACTGC is a window encoding:
- the hpnD gene encoding presqualene diphosphate synthase HpnD, giving the protein MQPLEYCREKVLSSRSNFLAGFRFLEREKRDALLVLYAFCRELDDVADDCSDAAVANISLQWWRGDLAKVFSDGLPEHPVNRALQQVAADFSLPHEELSEIIEGMQMDLQQVRYADFAALSLYCHRVAGVVGCLIARILGFSNVQTLLYAEKQGLALQLTNIIRDVGEDARMGRIYLPQDECSHFNVTEDMILQARLTPEFAALMDFQIKRTQQTYREARVLLPSEDYKKQKAGLVMAAVYYALLQEIRRDGAANVLRYKTAIPSPRKKRIALKTWLFGFNP
- a CDS encoding ATP-binding protein yields the protein MKLKSFLRQASSVLNRLDTWLPPENREPDWRATAYRWQKAGSGGVLESLPAPHTFPLSRLAAVDAQTARLVRNTEQFVCGRPANNVLLTGSRGTGKSSLVKALLHEYAARGLRLIEVDKSDLATLPALLDVLAARPEKFIVFCDDLSFEEGESGYKALKTALDGGLSQRCANVLVYATSNRRHLMPEYMADNVGRTGVRGEVHQNEAVEEKVSLSDRFGLWLGFYPFDQEDYLRAAANWLDHYGLPFDDTARQAALNWAQMRGSRSGRTAWQFACDWAGRLPQERVAD
- the hpnE gene encoding hydroxysqualene dehydroxylase HpnE; protein product: MKNKAKQKIAVIGAGWSGLSAAVRLSDAADVTVFEAGKTAGGRAKSPASGNEGFTFLDNGQHIMLHAYRSVRHLLDKIGADWRQSCERLPLQWHLADGLQFQTASSLPAPLHIVWGVLRAKNIGLTEKTALLGQMRRLKNRTGGDMPVGRWLAEQQCPPRLAARFWRPLVLGALNTPLETAGLNALQAVLQDGVWAEKDAADYLLPKTGLSSLLAEPAVAFLRRRGAEVRFGRRVGRLEILPDGRVRADGEDFDAVVLAVAPYHAAALMPSETPPEIQTAFNSIRCHAITTVYLRYPEDVGLPAPMCGLSDATVHWFFRRGSLGGSGREVAAVISASDLAGITSADEWISCADADLRRICPNLGAPLAAKVLTEKRATAACVAGRQIPDCRWLQQNRIYPAGDYLHPRYPATLEAAVQSGQTAAELILNRV
- a CDS encoding peptidoglycan DD-metalloendopeptidase family protein, with product MLNKTVLKTGSLAAVLMLGACSWLQQPAAPVVEGGSTGTGVQSGAVTDGNPYGAEPYHPQNETGAAVYTPPPAYTPPPAASGTYVPSYAPVDINAATHKVVRGDTVYNISKRYNITQDNLRAWNNLIDNNISVGQTLRVKPSGYSAPAAVHTPVPAYTPPAAQTSVSQPAATPAPAVTHTPAPSGGSRTVAGITWQRPTAGNVVANFSGSNKGVDIAGTAGQVVVAAADGKVVYAGNGLRGYGNLVIVQHNSTYLSAYGHNQALLVKEGDFVKRGQTIARMGNTDADRVKLHFEVRQDGKPVNPVNYVAF
- a CDS encoding PilX N-terminal domain-containing pilus assembly protein; this encodes MRIKQRGFSLPVVMVMMLVLAVMVLAAAQSFNTESRISSNDADRKMAMQVAESALRGGEAKISSLKLSQFPTVPGCSKEGLCMPGDKNPVWEGSCDGSQVSCWESRAVDYIVKPKSPVSRNPKYLIELIGKEDDEDILRVTVRAWGENKNTVVTLQSYVAATLD
- the surE gene encoding 5'/3'-nucleotidase SurE, with amino-acid sequence MNILICNDDGYLAQGIAVLARVAAEFANVRVVAPERNRSGVSNSLTLDRPLHLRQAENGFYYVSGTPTDCIHLALHALPDFKPDLVLSGINHGANMGDDTLYSGTVAAATEAYLLGIPAVAFSLNDHSDRYWPTAEKAAWQLLERLTAEPPAEPVLWNINIPAVAAEDLRGCKITRLGRRHHEQSIVPARNPRGEQVYWIGAAGEAADSEEGTDFAECAAGFVTITPLQIDLTAYNRQSETARYWQKAVR
- a CDS encoding prepilin-type N-terminal cleavage/methylation domain-containing protein; amino-acid sequence: MQNKKMSYVGFTLVEMMVTVAIIGILAAIAIPSYQEHVEKTNLAYAQSEMSEAATFFKSEMVKKPGYFENDIKTEGKLKTEADKIIDSEIRGKYDFNVSFITRSPADAYKVGFRAYAVPKNSGYRYAAWADSRGANYACIGNNRAANIAAAKAFQTTSPCVVK